A single window of Fibrobacter sp. UWH6 DNA harbors:
- a CDS encoding FISUMP domain-containing protein, translating to MNRLLPFALALFAATMFFTACGDDDSSSFVEPEKESSSSEILSSGDGTSDGNGDKSSSSVSSSTTNSSSSAKSSSSTGDKNSGGESNPASSSVKSSSSGTSADSSAGNSSSSSESALEPCDAAEEGETKRVLATGVRYICKNGFWVEVESSSSVSSSSYFDMTEQFNPDVKYGEFTDPRDGQKYRTVTIDYKYHMRGVDSVTIFAENLNYGERVPGGTVQGKGTKYCYDDDPWYCDNGWGGLYTWSNAMGFPAVCDSFSVASEKCPNKFDLSSENENFNGDVLFTQHQGICPDGWHVMNEDVWTLLSEMSGSDVAYYMGSKVTGFGSKNSYGLSILPAGYWQEKKFEHITESVGYYLPQQHKSQEDVAQAAYVNKNSFSRSGGALKTNALSIRCVKNY from the coding sequence ATGAATCGACTGTTACCTTTTGCCCTGGCCCTGTTCGCGGCAACCATGTTCTTTACCGCCTGCGGTGACGACGACAGCAGCAGCTTCGTTGAACCGGAAAAGGAATCCTCGTCTAGCGAAATCCTGAGCAGCGGCGACGGGACCAGTGACGGCAATGGAGACAAATCTAGCAGCAGTGTCTCGTCTTCGACTACGAACAGCTCTTCCTCTGCGAAATCCAGCTCGTCTACAGGAGACAAGAACAGTGGCGGTGAGTCTAACCCAGCCTCGTCAAGCGTTAAGTCGAGCAGCTCGGGAACGTCTGCGGACTCGTCGGCAGGGAATAGCAGTAGCTCTAGTGAATCTGCATTAGAACCCTGTGATGCAGCAGAAGAAGGGGAGACAAAACGTGTCTTGGCAACAGGGGTCAGATATATTTGTAAGAATGGTTTTTGGGTTGAGGTTGAATCGTCTAGTTCTGTTAGCAGTAGTAGCTATTTTGACATGACGGAACAATTCAATCCGGATGTCAAGTACGGAGAATTTACAGACCCTCGCGACGGACAGAAATATCGTACGGTGACGATTGATTATAAGTACCATATGCGCGGCGTTGATTCTGTCACCATATTTGCCGAGAATTTGAACTATGGCGAGAGGGTGCCGGGCGGTACGGTACAGGGGAAAGGTACCAAGTATTGCTATGATGACGACCCGTGGTACTGCGACAACGGCTGGGGCGGTCTCTATACCTGGAGCAACGCCATGGGTTTCCCTGCCGTATGTGATAGTTTCTCTGTCGCTTCGGAAAAATGTCCTAATAAGTTCGATTTAAGCAGCGAGAATGAAAATTTCAATGGAGATGTTCTGTTTACCCAGCATCAAGGAATTTGCCCAGACGGGTGGCATGTGATGAACGAGGATGTATGGACGCTTCTGTCTGAAATGAGCGGTAGTGATGTTGCCTATTACATGGGCTCAAAGGTTACCGGATTCGGTAGCAAGAATTCTTACGGATTATCGATACTGCCAGCCGGGTATTGGCAAGAAAAAAAATTCGAACACATTACTGAGTCTGTGGGCTATTATCTGCCGCAACAACATAAAAGTCAAGAGGATGTTGC
- a CDS encoding CotH kinase family protein, with translation MHLKFRQSILSLIPSLAVISFLFASCSSENYEEIVTVSIKDGVLGDPVDIDVPSDLFRSSSDMSPFKTSSSSIASGKSSDSKTDSSDSSVNPVSSSSIDVPKSSASQASSSSQKTETPASALPPAGFYSAFTLTAPTPKNGGVIRCTYDGSEPTSATAQASNKNISSTTAVRCYEFIGNGIVAKETQTYFINETISMPVVAISVAPEYFNGYVAAPKCSPDPCYSAKFWEDVEYPVHVEYFANGSRSTQKDFEIDAGISIMGGWSRNQIKKSVSIAMRKEYQDGRLKYPLFDTRPEKKKFKAFNLRNNGNRFVSDYIEDPMAVSLLEGTHVDYQRSRQVVVFYNGVYYGIHDMREKLNEHFVETNYGIDSKGVDVIKHTNTDISASGGTSEGYISMLNYAVNNDLTIDANYITLGTMLDIASYVDYMAAEIYYHNGDWPNNNLRAWHSVEQPWKFMAFDIDHGFDWTWNVSGFGQSTNIFTWIKNGGTTSGSCYKSSNSLCFHNLYNNIIKNENFRRTFINRAAVLYNSFVNSAKVETAVDKMVSTMPISDITRDMNKFPRAQLWYTNSCNNGFEYTGSCLKTWSRSRDSKVIQEFQNEFGLESLVKMTISATGLGTVLLDDIALPSQSYTGNFFNGHPMKLTASGNGGIFVEWEDGSAQNPRFVYASAGATYTAKFK, from the coding sequence ATGCATTTAAAGTTTCGCCAGAGCATTCTCTCCCTGATACCGTCACTGGCGGTTATCTCGTTCCTGTTCGCAAGTTGTTCTAGCGAAAACTACGAAGAAATCGTTACCGTTTCCATCAAGGACGGTGTTCTAGGCGATCCGGTAGACATCGATGTTCCTTCCGACCTTTTCAGGTCCAGTTCAGACATGTCTCCGTTCAAGACATCCTCCAGTTCGATAGCCAGCGGTAAATCTTCTGACAGTAAGACGGATTCATCTGACAGTTCCGTCAACCCGGTTAGCAGTTCTTCTATTGACGTCCCAAAATCATCTGCATCACAGGCAAGCTCCTCGTCGCAGAAAACCGAGACTCCGGCCTCAGCCCTTCCGCCGGCAGGATTCTACTCAGCCTTTACCCTGACCGCCCCTACCCCGAAGAATGGCGGTGTGATCCGTTGCACTTACGACGGTTCCGAACCCACCAGTGCCACGGCCCAGGCAAGCAACAAGAACATCTCTTCTACAACTGCCGTTCGCTGCTACGAATTTATCGGTAACGGCATCGTCGCCAAGGAAACCCAGACCTACTTTATCAACGAAACCATTTCGATGCCCGTAGTGGCCATTAGCGTGGCTCCGGAATATTTCAACGGTTACGTCGCGGCCCCCAAGTGCTCCCCGGACCCCTGTTACTCCGCCAAGTTCTGGGAAGACGTGGAGTACCCGGTACATGTCGAATACTTCGCCAACGGCAGCCGTTCCACCCAGAAGGATTTCGAAATTGACGCCGGGATTTCCATCATGGGCGGCTGGAGCCGAAACCAGATCAAGAAATCCGTTTCGATCGCCATGCGCAAGGAATACCAGGACGGCCGTCTGAAGTACCCGCTTTTTGACACCCGCCCCGAAAAGAAAAAGTTCAAGGCATTCAACCTCCGCAACAACGGCAACCGCTTTGTCAGCGACTACATCGAAGACCCCATGGCCGTAAGCCTGCTGGAAGGGACCCATGTGGATTACCAGCGTTCTCGCCAGGTGGTGGTTTTCTATAACGGAGTCTATTACGGCATTCACGACATGCGTGAAAAGTTGAACGAACATTTCGTAGAGACCAACTACGGAATCGATTCCAAGGGCGTGGACGTCATCAAGCATACGAACACGGATATCAGCGCCAGCGGTGGTACCAGCGAAGGTTACATCAGCATGCTGAACTACGCCGTCAATAACGACCTGACCATAGACGCCAACTACATCACCCTGGGAACCATGCTGGACATCGCCAGCTACGTTGACTACATGGCGGCAGAAATCTACTACCACAACGGAGACTGGCCCAACAACAACCTTCGTGCCTGGCACTCCGTAGAACAGCCCTGGAAGTTCATGGCCTTCGACATCGACCACGGTTTTGACTGGACCTGGAACGTTAGCGGTTTTGGCCAGAGCACCAACATATTTACATGGATCAAGAACGGCGGAACCACAAGCGGATCCTGCTACAAGTCCAGCAACAGCCTCTGCTTCCACAACCTGTACAACAACATTATCAAGAACGAGAACTTCAGGCGCACCTTCATAAACAGGGCTGCCGTCCTGTACAACAGTTTTGTCAATTCCGCAAAGGTTGAAACCGCTGTCGACAAGATGGTATCCACCATGCCCATTTCCGATATTACCCGCGATATGAATAAATTCCCCAGGGCTCAGTTATGGTACACCAACAGTTGCAACAACGGATTTGAATATACGGGCTCCTGCCTCAAGACCTGGTCCCGCAGCAGGGACAGCAAGGTCATCCAGGAATTCCAGAACGAATTTGGCCTTGAATCCCTGGTGAAGATGACCATCAGCGCCACAGGACTGGGAACAGTGCTGCTAGATGATATCGCCCTGCCCAGCCAGAGCTACACAGGCAATTTCTTTAACGGTCACCCCATGAAGTTGACAGCCAGCGGAAACGGCGGCATCTTCGTAGAATGGGAAGATGGATCCGCCCAGAATCCCCGTTTTGTCTACGCATCGGCCGGGGCCACCTACACAGCCAAATTCAAGTAA
- a CDS encoding fibrobacter succinogenes major paralogous domain-containing protein: MNKIFVPFLCFFLPTLAISVPVTGSFTDSRDGQTYKTVKIGSKTWMSQNLNFKSEGSACYDNSDENCKRYGRLYAFSSAVKSCPRGWHLPDNDEWTMFKRFIEDSDGKEEAWVSLKSRDKWDGSDRYGFDVVPAGKATDEFVDLGVSAHFWSATEEDGDAFGWHLAPPGDFSRDFDISTNMYSVRCLRD; encoded by the coding sequence ATGAATAAAATTTTCGTTCCCTTTCTTTGCTTCTTCCTGCCCACTTTAGCAATATCCGTGCCTGTCACGGGTTCTTTTACGGATTCTCGAGACGGTCAGACCTACAAAACCGTCAAAATTGGCTCAAAAACGTGGATGTCCCAGAATTTGAACTTTAAGTCCGAAGGGAGTGCCTGTTACGATAACAGTGACGAAAACTGTAAAAGGTACGGCAGACTGTATGCATTTTCATCCGCTGTAAAATCCTGCCCCCGAGGCTGGCATCTGCCCGATAACGACGAATGGACCATGTTCAAACGCTTTATCGAAGATAGCGACGGAAAGGAAGAAGCATGGGTCAGCCTAAAGTCCAGGGACAAATGGGACGGCTCCGACCGTTATGGTTTCGACGTGGTTCCGGCAGGGAAGGCTACGGATGAGTTTGTAGATCTGGGTGTGTCTGCCCATTTCTGGAGCGCTACCGAAGAAGATGGTGATGCCTTTGGTTGGCATCTGGCTCCTCCGGGGGACTTTTCCAGGGATTTCGATATCAGCACCAATATGTACTCGGTGCGTTGCCTACGCGATTAG
- a CDS encoding YfiM family protein — protein MKRVLKYMLAGVLAGTGAAQADSFLGPMTWRDSTWDYRSEDPQENHEFSALKLTGVASTTLIAYGAAYWLVFDKGWWGENGNDFHFENDFDYALNLDKLGHFASGVALGEFFYEGYHWAGVSEFYSYLFAGLSAMSTHIAIDIKDGFAPSWGFSIFDVLSGSLGGFLPMAERYVPLFKYVDLKWSYWINTKVYYRQDHQASDGIFTDDYVNQTYWASFKPYRMLPAAARAYYPSWLAIAVGLSIDEGVFIKHYEGTPHREVYIALDYDLEAFRPQSRLARQIVRYLNYFKFPAPTVQVYPEVHWYLMYPIKF, from the coding sequence ATGAAAAGAGTGTTGAAATATATGCTTGCCGGTGTGCTGGCTGGAACTGGTGCGGCTCAGGCCGACAGCTTCCTTGGTCCCATGACCTGGCGAGATTCCACCTGGGATTACCGCTCCGAGGATCCTCAGGAAAATCACGAGTTCAGTGCCCTGAAGCTGACGGGCGTGGCCTCTACGACCCTGATCGCCTACGGTGCCGCCTACTGGCTTGTCTTTGACAAGGGCTGGTGGGGCGAGAACGGCAACGATTTCCACTTTGAAAACGATTTTGACTACGCCTTGAACCTGGACAAGCTGGGGCATTTTGCCTCGGGTGTGGCTCTGGGCGAATTCTTCTACGAAGGTTACCACTGGGCTGGTGTCTCGGAATTCTATTCCTACCTGTTCGCAGGTCTTTCTGCCATGTCCACCCATATCGCCATCGACATCAAGGACGGCTTCGCTCCCAGCTGGGGTTTCAGCATCTTTGACGTTCTGTCCGGGTCCCTTGGCGGTTTCTTGCCTATGGCAGAACGCTATGTTCCGCTGTTCAAGTATGTGGACCTCAAGTGGAGCTACTGGATCAATACCAAGGTTTACTACCGCCAGGACCACCAGGCTTCAGACGGCATCTTTACCGACGACTACGTGAACCAGACTTACTGGGCTAGCTTCAAGCCTTACCGCATGCTGCCCGCCGCAGCCCGCGCCTATTACCCCAGCTGGCTTGCCATTGCCGTGGGTCTCAGCATTGACGAGGGCGTCTTCATCAAGCATTACGAGGGAACGCCCCATCGCGAAGTCTACATCGCCCTGGACTACGACCTTGAAGCCTTCCGGCCCCAGAGTCGTCTGGCCCGCCAAATTGTGCGTTACTTGAACTACTTCAAGTTCCCGGCTCCCACGGTGCAGGTTTACCCCGAAGTCCACTGGTACCTGATGTACCCCATCAAGTTTTAA
- the fabF gene encoding beta-ketoacyl-ACP synthase II, with amino-acid sequence MEEVVITGMGCVSALGNSPDVLWDSLLAGKSGITPITRFDATNFTTKFSASVNEFVADEYFSSRDQSRYSRSIQYAVYSAYKALADAGVDPAAEDPSRAGVIIGSGIGGMKIYTDTCVAYATRGPSRVSPFFIPMAITNMPAGEVSNRIGWMGPCFAVTSACATSNHAIAAAYDAIRLGRADIMLAGGADETVNEVAVAGFCSMKALSKRNDDPTTASRPFDVDRDGFVIGEGAGVLVLESLSHAQKRGAKILARVAGVGMSADAHHMSAPREDGEGVRMAIEMALRDAKISASDVGYVNTHGTSTPLGDVAECSALEKVFGLRDTLKINSSKCMIGHALGAAGALEAIITIKSLQNQMIHATTNVFNQDERIHFDVCANKNTAHSFKYAMSDGFGFGGHNSVVLLAKD; translated from the coding sequence ATGGAAGAAGTTGTAATCACTGGTATGGGCTGCGTTTCTGCCCTTGGTAACTCTCCCGACGTTCTTTGGGACAGCCTCCTCGCAGGTAAGTCCGGCATCACCCCGATCACTCGCTTTGATGCAACCAACTTTACCACCAAGTTCTCCGCTAGCGTGAACGAATTCGTTGCAGACGAATACTTCAGCTCTCGCGACCAGTCCCGCTACTCCCGTAGCATCCAGTATGCCGTTTACTCTGCATACAAGGCCCTGGCCGATGCAGGTGTCGATCCTGCTGCAGAAGATCCCAGCCGCGCCGGTGTGATCATCGGTTCCGGTATCGGTGGCATGAAGATTTACACCGACACTTGCGTTGCCTATGCAACTCGCGGTCCTAGCCGTGTGTCTCCGTTCTTCATTCCCATGGCTATCACCAATATGCCTGCCGGTGAAGTTTCTAACCGCATTGGCTGGATGGGCCCCTGTTTCGCAGTGACCTCCGCTTGCGCTACTTCCAACCACGCTATCGCTGCCGCCTACGACGCTATCCGTCTGGGCCGTGCCGACATCATGCTGGCTGGCGGTGCCGACGAAACCGTGAACGAAGTCGCTGTTGCCGGTTTCTGCTCCATGAAGGCTCTGTCCAAGCGTAACGACGATCCGACCACCGCTTCCCGCCCGTTCGACGTTGACCGCGACGGTTTCGTTATCGGTGAAGGTGCTGGCGTGCTCGTTCTCGAAAGCCTTTCTCACGCTCAGAAGCGTGGCGCAAAGATCCTCGCCCGCGTTGCCGGTGTTGGCATGAGCGCCGACGCTCACCACATGTCCGCTCCTCGTGAAGACGGTGAAGGCGTTCGCATGGCTATCGAAATGGCTCTCCGCGATGCTAAGATTTCTGCTTCCGACGTTGGCTACGTCAACACCCACGGTACTTCTACTCCGCTGGGCGACGTTGCTGAATGCTCCGCTCTCGAAAAGGTCTTCGGTCTCCGCGACACTCTGAAGATCAACTCTTCCAAGTGCATGATCGGTCACGCTCTCGGTGCTGCCGGTGCTCTCGAAGCAATCATCACCATCAAGTCTCTCCAGAACCAGATGATCCACGCTACCACCAACGTGTTCAACCAGGACGAACGTATCCACTTTGACGTTTGCGCCAACAAGAACACTGCTCATAGCTTCAAGTACGCTATGTCCGATGGCTTCGGCTTCGGTGGCCACAACAGCGTCGTGCTCCTGGCTAAGGACTAA
- the orn gene encoding oligoribonuclease: MKSAPNLVWMDLEMSGLDPEKDVILEVATIVTDGNLKILAEGPVIAIHQTENIFEGMDAWNTRHHTQSGLVDRCRKSKITVADAEKMTLDFIKPFTQERGNVLCGNSITQDRRFLYKYMPKLSGWLNYRNVDVSSIKELTFRWYPNLPEFEKMEKHQALDDIRESIAELEYYRKTIFVKNV, encoded by the coding sequence ATTAAAAGTGCGCCGAACCTCGTGTGGATGGACCTGGAAATGTCCGGGCTGGACCCAGAAAAGGATGTAATCCTTGAAGTGGCAACCATCGTGACCGACGGAAACCTGAAGATCCTGGCCGAAGGCCCCGTCATCGCAATTCATCAGACCGAAAACATCTTCGAAGGCATGGACGCCTGGAACACCCGCCACCACACCCAGAGTGGCCTGGTGGACCGCTGCCGCAAATCGAAAATCACCGTAGCCGACGCCGAAAAAATGACACTGGACTTCATCAAGCCCTTCACCCAGGAACGGGGCAACGTACTCTGCGGCAACTCCATCACCCAGGACCGCCGATTCCTCTACAAGTACATGCCCAAGCTCTCCGGATGGCTCAACTACCGAAACGTCGACGTCAGCTCCATCAAGGAACTGACCTTCCGCTGGTACCCCAACCTCCCCGAATTCGAGAAAATGGAAAAGCACCAGGCCCTGGACGACATCCGCGAAAGCATCGCCGAACTGGAATACTACCGAAAAACGATATTTGTAAAGAACGTTTAA
- a CDS encoding penicillin-binding transpeptidase domain-containing protein has product MTIKPYVDTQDRLPYAVRMRNRAIAIFVFIGICAGIGSCIYKDKISGAEAAELKVETQAEPANDYNKEEVAAGNQAQEIKAAGPSESAKMFEGPTAEDIENTQMAVTAEIAPSNPPAVEIIDSAHIKSQKDVFMAEKIDNLLRRFKPENAIILIVDAKSNEIMAWGERKNNAVQNQPDYLTRNTFPAASLAKTITIAAAMESNRYALNTSIPLIGRAHHLYKNQLRVPQNYHGPTVEMQDAYAHSYNPPLALIGMNVGASKLKAAARNLGYNMNYAAGLPGRSSFTPPDTGYGLAEASCGFTEATTLSPLQAAAQVRAILMKKPLEIPWSTTPDLDGYAPKTRLALDVNKFSENTYYGLRQAMIRSVTHGTARKNISTRHMARKNYNALNIGGKTGSLDGSDPKGRYDWFMGFAESKEDPSKAIIIVVLQIYDNQGLRPQPTTQVAGMLINYWAHQYVTGGKKK; this is encoded by the coding sequence ATGACCATCAAACCTTACGTCGATACCCAGGACCGCCTCCCCTACGCCGTGCGCATGAGGAACCGCGCCATCGCCATCTTCGTTTTCATTGGAATTTGCGCAGGCATCGGTTCGTGTATCTATAAAGACAAGATTTCCGGGGCGGAAGCCGCCGAGTTAAAGGTGGAGACTCAGGCAGAGCCCGCTAACGATTATAACAAGGAAGAAGTTGCCGCAGGCAATCAGGCGCAAGAGATAAAAGCAGCCGGTCCGTCTGAATCCGCAAAGATGTTCGAAGGGCCCACCGCCGAAGACATCGAAAATACACAGATGGCGGTAACTGCAGAAATCGCCCCATCCAACCCGCCTGCCGTAGAAATCATCGACAGCGCCCACATCAAGAGCCAGAAAGACGTGTTCATGGCCGAAAAGATCGACAACCTGCTCCGTCGATTCAAGCCCGAAAACGCCATCATCCTGATCGTAGACGCCAAGAGCAACGAAATCATGGCCTGGGGCGAACGCAAGAACAACGCCGTGCAGAACCAGCCGGACTACCTGACCCGCAACACCTTCCCCGCCGCCTCCCTGGCAAAGACAATCACCATCGCCGCCGCCATGGAAAGCAACCGCTACGCCCTGAACACCTCGATCCCGCTCATCGGCCGCGCCCACCATCTTTACAAGAACCAGCTCAGGGTTCCCCAGAATTATCATGGCCCCACCGTAGAAATGCAGGACGCCTACGCCCATTCCTACAACCCGCCCCTGGCCCTCATCGGCATGAACGTGGGAGCAAGCAAGCTTAAGGCCGCCGCCCGCAACCTGGGTTACAACATGAACTACGCCGCAGGACTTCCGGGCAGGTCCAGCTTTACGCCGCCGGACACTGGCTACGGCCTTGCCGAAGCCAGCTGTGGCTTCACCGAAGCCACCACGCTGTCGCCCCTACAGGCCGCCGCGCAGGTCCGCGCCATCCTCATGAAGAAGCCTCTTGAAATCCCCTGGTCCACCACCCCGGACCTCGACGGCTACGCCCCCAAGACCCGCCTGGCCCTGGACGTGAACAAGTTCAGCGAAAACACCTACTACGGACTCCGTCAGGCCATGATCCGCTCCGTGACCCACGGCACCGCCCGCAAGAACATCTCCACCAGGCACATGGCCCGCAAGAACTATAACGCCCTGAACATCGGCGGCAAGACAGGCTCCCTGGACGGTTCCGACCCCAAGGGCCGCTACGACTGGTTCATGGGATTCGCCGAAAGCAAGGAAGACCCCAGCAAGGCGATCATCATCGTAGTTTTGCAGATTTACGACAACCAGGGCTTGCGCCCCCAGCCCACCACCCAGGTGGCCGGCATGCTAATCAATTATTGGGCCCACCAGTACGTCACTGGCGGAAAGAAGAAATAG
- the lgt gene encoding prolipoprotein diacylglyceryl transferase: protein MDLSWWNLIPTYFDGTAIELGNFPVRWYGIMYIFAFVTAYLTLWHINKKDKLGYTKDQFDSLFTWIIAGIILGARLGYVIFYKPGYYLANPTEILLPMTHDALGYHFSGIAGMSYHGGLILGIVFTIIGLKRNKMDVWQGLNLCFLAAPLAYTWGRWGNFINGELYGEVTTSAIGMYFPLAHDSSLANPILHHPSQLYEMCFEGVILFVLLYNLRRIPLLKDKMPCLYLMGYGLFRFFIEFFRKSDAHLGRNDLFGMSRGQTLCSVMVLSGLIWLIVMIYRQKKQAKV from the coding sequence ATGGATTTATCTTGGTGGAACTTGATTCCCACTTACTTTGACGGTACCGCCATTGAACTTGGCAACTTCCCGGTGCGCTGGTACGGCATCATGTACATCTTCGCCTTCGTCACAGCCTACCTTACGCTGTGGCACATCAACAAGAAGGACAAGCTGGGCTACACCAAGGACCAGTTCGACAGCCTGTTCACCTGGATTATCGCCGGTATCATCCTGGGCGCACGACTGGGCTATGTGATCTTCTACAAGCCTGGCTACTACCTGGCCAACCCCACCGAAATCCTGCTGCCCATGACCCACGACGCCCTGGGATACCACTTTAGCGGTATCGCCGGCATGAGCTACCACGGCGGACTCATCCTGGGCATCGTCTTTACCATTATCGGTCTCAAGCGAAACAAGATGGATGTCTGGCAGGGCCTGAACCTGTGCTTCCTGGCAGCTCCCCTGGCCTATACCTGGGGCCGTTGGGGCAACTTCATCAACGGGGAACTTTACGGTGAAGTGACGACAAGCGCCATCGGCATGTACTTCCCCCTGGCCCACGACAGCTCACTGGCCAACCCTATCCTCCACCACCCCAGCCAGCTTTATGAAATGTGCTTCGAGGGTGTTATCTTGTTCGTGCTCCTGTACAACCTGAGGCGCATCCCGCTGCTCAAAGACAAGATGCCCTGCCTCTACCTGATGGGCTACGGCCTCTTCCGCTTCTTCATCGAGTTCTTCAGAAAGTCTGACGCACACCTTGGACGTAACGACCTCTTCGGCATGAGCCGAGGCCAGACGCTTTGCAGCGTCATGGTCCTTAGCGGCCTCATCTGGCTGATCGTAATGATCTACCGTCAGAAGAAGCAAGCAAAGGTGTGA
- a CDS encoding TldD/PmbA family protein: MNIVDAVSYMCDLAKKEAQQFDVIASTSHSEGLSVFQGQVQNTEISDSVGLGVRVIKDGHPGYAYTERLTKEAVAQTLKDALCHTQWTESIDIQLPKPVEMPDEYPNYNPALESLNLQQMKDFCIELEKETFAKSKEIENIPYLGADMTSASSVIANSEGVFYKGKSNSASAGAGAVAVRDGVKKLGNFVRSGRDWKQFSIDEIATKTADYATELFGAKKIEGGKIPVVFSERVSARIVGMYCSAFEAEAMQKGQSRLAGMEGQMVAGEKFSIVNDPQGELFQHKYRCDSEGCVAKRVEVVKNGVFNEALYNLETAAKAGRETTGNGARDFGSKMGTSFNNLLVPAGELTTAGLLKLFPKCLLVVRLEGGSGCNAISGELSMGAHGFWCENGVIQHPVDGVTLSGNFFDIMKNVVDVGSEYRDPFGTYMVPALAVSELSVSV; the protein is encoded by the coding sequence ATGAATATTGTTGATGCTGTATCCTACATGTGTGACTTGGCCAAGAAAGAGGCTCAGCAGTTTGATGTAATTGCTTCTACTTCCCATTCCGAAGGTCTGTCCGTTTTTCAGGGACAGGTACAGAATACAGAAATTTCTGACTCCGTCGGTCTCGGTGTCCGCGTGATCAAGGATGGCCATCCGGGTTATGCCTATACGGAACGTCTGACCAAGGAAGCGGTGGCGCAGACTTTGAAGGATGCTCTCTGTCATACTCAGTGGACGGAGTCCATCGATATCCAACTGCCCAAGCCTGTGGAAATGCCGGATGAATATCCCAACTACAACCCGGCCCTGGAATCCCTGAACTTGCAGCAGATGAAGGACTTCTGTATCGAACTAGAAAAAGAGACCTTCGCGAAGTCCAAGGAAATTGAAAATATTCCGTACCTGGGTGCGGATATGACCAGCGCCTCTTCTGTGATTGCCAATAGCGAAGGCGTATTCTACAAGGGTAAGTCCAACTCCGCTTCTGCGGGGGCTGGTGCCGTAGCTGTCCGCGATGGCGTCAAGAAGCTTGGAAACTTCGTGAGGTCCGGTCGCGACTGGAAGCAGTTCAGTATCGATGAAATCGCGACGAAGACGGCTGACTATGCCACGGAACTTTTTGGTGCCAAGAAAATCGAGGGCGGCAAGATTCCCGTGGTGTTCTCGGAAAGAGTTTCTGCCCGCATTGTGGGAATGTATTGCTCCGCTTTCGAAGCCGAAGCCATGCAGAAGGGACAGTCCCGCCTGGCCGGCATGGAAGGTCAGATGGTGGCTGGCGAAAAGTTCTCCATCGTTAACGACCCTCAGGGCGAATTGTTCCAGCACAAGTACCGCTGCGACTCCGAAGGCTGTGTGGCCAAGCGTGTGGAAGTGGTAAAGAACGGCGTGTTCAACGAAGCCCTCTACAATCTTGAGACGGCGGCCAAGGCTGGCCGCGAGACCACCGGCAACGGCGCCCGCGATTTCGGCAGCAAGATGGGGACTTCCTTTAACAACTTGCTGGTTCCCGCAGGTGAACTGACTACGGCCGGTTTGCTGAAGCTGTTCCCCAAGTGTCTGCTGGTTGTTCGCCTGGAAGGTGGCTCCGGCTGTAACGCCATTAGCGGTGAACTGTCTATGGGCGCTCACGGTTTCTGGTGCGAAAATGGCGTCATCCAGCATCCTGTAGATGGCGTGACCCTCAGCGGCAACTTCTTCGACATCATGAAGAACGTGGTGGATGTGGGTAGCGAATACCGGGACCCCTTCGGAACCTACATGGTGCCGGCATTAGCCGTAAGCGAACTCAGCGTTAGCGTTTAA
- a CDS encoding XRE family transcriptional regulator, protein MARRGTPTPGQAILEGIEWLKMDKAEFARRIGVSMEMLEALIAGTQPITADLASALESVTGSPAAYWKMLERKSRCAFANATSGASNLEPNK, encoded by the coding sequence ATGGCAAGACGTGGAACTCCCACTCCGGGACAGGCAATTTTGGAAGGCATCGAATGGCTTAAGATGGACAAGGCTGAATTCGCCCGTCGCATCGGCGTGTCTATGGAAATGTTGGAAGCCCTGATTGCTGGAACCCAGCCCATTACTGCGGACCTGGCTTCTGCACTGGAATCTGTAACCGGCAGCCCCGCCGCCTACTGGAAAATGCTGGAACGTAAGTCCCGTTGTGCTTTTGCCAATGCTACGTCTGGAGCCTCGAACTTGGAGCCGAACAAATGA